The Streptomyces fungicidicus nucleotide sequence CGACCCCTACCGCCGGGTCGCCCTCGCCTGCGTGGAGGGGCTGGGCGCACTCGGCGACCCGCGCGCCGAGCCCGTCCTCACCGAAGCCCTCGCCCACCCCGCGCTGGCCGAGGCGGCCGTGCACGCCCTGGCCCGGATTCCCCGCCAGGGCCGCCCTCGGGGACCCCGGATACCCCGGCCGCGCTAGCGCGGGCCGCGGCGGTCCGTCAGCCGGTGAGCCGCTTCGCGTACCGCACCTCGGGCACCGCCACCCCGCCCACCTCGAACGGCTCCTCGGCGCCGTCCGCGCCGAAACCGGCGCGCTCGTAGAAGCGGCGGGCGCGGGCGTTGTCCTTGAGGACCCACAGATACATGCGCGGGTGGCCGGCGTCGGCGCAGCGGCGGACCGCCTCCGTGAGCAGCGCCCGTCCCACGCCCCGGCCGATGCGCTCGGGCGGCAGGTACAGCGCGTACAGCTCGGCCTCCCGGGTGCGTACACCGCCGTCCCGGTACGGGCCGAAGGCCGCCCAGCCGGTGAGCTCCCCGTCCCCGGTCTCCGCCACCAGGTTCACCACGCCGCCGTCGCCCCGCAGCAGCCGCGCCCGATGCCGCTCGGCGTCCGCCGCGATGTCGAGGCCGTCGAGGTACGGCTGCGGCACGAGCCCCCGGTAGGCGTGCCGCCAGCCCCGTACGCGGATCTCGGCGACGCGGTCGCAGTCGGCCGCGGTCATCGCGCGCAGCAGCGGCCCGCTCACGCGCCCACCACCGCGGGGCAACCGCACGCCGTCGTCGGGGGCGGGGATCCCGGCCGGTTCGCTCATGGCCCCATCATGGACCACGGGTGCGACAGCCCCGTCCCCGACGGCGCGTCAGGCGCTCAGCCGCGGAAGCCGAGCAGGCCGTGCAGGGTCGAACCGCGTGCTGTCGACGGAGCCGCCTTCGACTTCAGCGGCTTCGGGTCGGGCAGCGCGGCGCACACCGCGTCCGCGTCGCCGCTGCCCCCGCGCGGCACGGTCCCGTCGGCCAGATAGGCCGCCAGATGCCGGTCCAGACAGGCGTTCCCGCTCAGCGTGATGCCGTGGTTGCCGCCGCCCGACTCCACCACCAGGCTGGAGTGCGCCAGCAGCCGGTGGACGGTGACACCGCCCTGGTAGGGGGTGGCCGCGTCGTGCGTCGCCTGGAACAGCAGCGCCGACGGCAGCCTGCTGTTGCGGATGCGCTCCGGCCGCAGCGACTCGGCCGGCCAGAACGCGCACGGCGCGTTGTACCAGGCGTTGTTCCAGGTCATGAAGGGCGCCCGCTCGTAGGCCTCCCAGTTGTCCTTGCGCCACTGCCGCCAGTCACGCGGCCAGGGGGCGTCCCGGCACTCCACCGCCGTGTAGACGCTGAAGCCGTTGTGCCCGGCGGCGTCGGTCGCGCCGAACCCGTCGTACGCGTCGACCAGCGGCTCGTCGTCGCCGTCCTTCACGAACGCCGAGAACGCCTCCGCGAGATAGGGCCAGTACCCGTTGTAGTAGCCGCCGGGGAGGTAGGTGTCCTCCAGCTCGGCGGCGCCCACCTTCCCGCCGGCCGGGTCCTTCTTCAGGGCGGCGCGCATCGCGTACCACTCGGCCTCGATCTTCTCCGGGTCGGTGCCCAGCCCGTAGGCCCGGTCGTGCTTGGCGACCCACGTCATGAACGCCCGGTGGCGGTCGTTGAAGGCGTAGTCCTGGTCGAGGTTGGAGTCGTACCAGACCTGCGTGGGGT carries:
- a CDS encoding GNAT family N-acetyltransferase, which gives rise to MTAADCDRVAEIRVRGWRHAYRGLVPQPYLDGLDIAADAERHRARLLRGDGGVVNLVAETGDGELTGWAAFGPYRDGGVRTREAELYALYLPPERIGRGVGRALLTEAVRRCADAGHPRMYLWVLKDNARARRFYERAGFGADGAEEPFEVGGVAVPEVRYAKRLTG
- a CDS encoding alpha/beta hydrolase, coding for MRKRAAVLCGAAVVLAGSLTAAPAEAGVPHAAGTSRAAKPAWKKCGTEDYPTLQCASVKVPLDHADPAGRKITLALSRVPHTAKKYQGPLLVNPGGPGGSGLTLAGFIASSLPEKVAAQYDVIGFDPRGVGASEPALDCAPDHFAPVRPDSVPTSPEVERANLTRVQSFAAACGRKYADLLPHIDTASAVRDMDVIRRALGAKKINYFGYSYGTYLGTVYAKLFPERVRRLVLDSVVDPTQVWYDSNLDQDYAFNDRHRAFMTWVAKHDRAYGLGTDPEKIEAEWYAMRAALKKDPAGGKVGAAELEDTYLPGGYYNGYWPYLAEAFSAFVKDGDDEPLVDAYDGFGATDAAGHNGFSVYTAVECRDAPWPRDWRQWRKDNWEAYERAPFMTWNNAWYNAPCAFWPAESLRPERIRNSRLPSALLFQATHDAATPYQGGVTVHRLLAHSSLVVESGGGNHGITLSGNACLDRHLAAYLADGTVPRGGSGDADAVCAALPDPKPLKSKAAPSTARGSTLHGLLGFRG